From Vanrija pseudolonga chromosome 1, complete sequence, a single genomic window includes:
- the RAD9A gene encoding Cell cycle checkpoint control protein RAD9A, which produces MEASIKGDNIKNFVRLLQCAARYGDELCMHANKEIWELAVTNSSKSAFSLVTLQPAFFSKYRPLGNAAEQRRGVKCQLYVKSIISVLGKASAVKEVERLDLKIHDPDGGLRAPADDEDEDDDIRVNHRSAQLELKLVYRHGITKKHFLHLQASDFLRAIVDPDTTPSGFQIAAKTLRDWFDHFTLAFTAPASNNTANVRGDTQLAWMLSENEVRVKNLNGLATNALSTEITLDVAEFTNYEVVGGNGRVDLTLPMKEFKATLQLAEQFGMDLDFFFSEATQPMTISSTCYGADKFGNNKLLFTIFFVIATSPCDEFASLTSTPANGSVKRKRESASVTVKTDVDAQSRMGSVRPRPSSSRPRTSLSLTVEPPDRGPSQVSLRGANGLASQSQRTHAAEPLFLPGPSQSMSQRMSQQEALEAAGMDDVDLEAMMEDAEAEVLDDLGLDDDEDHAPADWSDVGDATFAAGLNAAQMSTPRDAFRPAAESQTLRAPSQRVPSPVRPPSGQPPQRRSASPVKPPPPPQRRSTSPTKAVVDNNPAPPRAPPRGRSEAPSRDRSGSRSRSRPRSDEELGDDDDDDVPALGPTQAGGANRSYGRQFESFFDDD; this is translated from the exons ATGGAGGCCTCTATTAAGGGGGATAACATCAAAA ACTTTGTTCGGCTGTTACAAtgcgcggcgcggtacggcgacgagctgtgCATGCACGCGAACAAGGAGATT TGGGAGCTCGCAGTGACCAACTCGTCCAAGTCGGCATTCTCGCTCGTGACGTTGCAgccggccttcttctccaagTATCGGCCACTGGGGAACGCagccgagcagcggcgcggcgtcaagTGCCAGCTCTACGTCAAG TCCATCATCAGCGTGCTTGGCAAGGCGTCGGCAGtgaaggaggtcgagcggctcgaccTCAAGATCCACGATCCGGACggcgggctgcgcgcgccagcagacgacgaggacgaggacgacgataTCCGCGTCAACCATCGCtcggcgcagctcgagctcaagctcgtgTACCgccatg GAATCACGAAGAAGCATTTTCTCCACCTGCAGGCGTCCGACTTCCTGCGCGCAATAGTTGACCCCGACACGACGCCGTCAGGTTTCCAGATCGCGGCCAAGACACTCCGCGACTGGTTTGACCACTTCACGCTCGCGTTtaccgcgccggcctcgaaCAACACGGCCAACGTGCGCGGGGATACCCAGCTCGCGTGGATGCTGTCCGAGAACGAGGTGCGCGTCAAGAACCTCAACGGACTGGCGACAAACGCGCTGTCCACGGAGATCACGCTCGACGTGGCCGAGTTTACAAACTACGAAGTGGTCGGGGGTAATGGCCGTGTGGACCTCACGCTGCCGATGAAGGAGTTCAAG GCAAcgctgcagctcgccgagcagttCGGCATGGACCTcgacttcttcttctccgaGGCGACCCAGCCTATGACGATCAGCTCGACATGTTACGGTGCTGACAAGTTTGGCAACAACAAGCTTCTTTTCACGATCTTCTTCGTCATCGCGACCTCACCCTGCGACGAGTTTGCGTCGCTGACGAGCACCCCAGCGAACGGCAGCGTGAAGAGAAAGCGCGAGAGCGCGTCCGTGACAGTCAAGACAGATGTCGACGCACAGAGCCGTATGGGGAGTGTGCGCccgcggccaagctcgagcaggccgcggACAAGTCTCAGCCTCACCGTCGAGCCACCGGACCGAGGCCCGTCGCAGGTGTCTCTGAGGGGCGCGAACGGGCTGGCGTCGCAGTCGCAGCGgacgcacgccgccgagccgctctTCCTCCCCGGTCCGAGCCAGAGCATGAGCCAGCGCATGTCGCAGCAGGAGGCGCTGGAAGCCGCCGGTATGGACGACGTCGATCTCGAGGCCATGATGGAGGacgctgaggccgaggtctTGGACGATCTTGgtcttgacgacgacgaagaccaTGCGCCAGCCGACTGGAGCGACGTCGGGGACGCGACGTTTGCCGCAGGGCTTAATGCCGCGCAAATGTCGACACCACGCGACGCGTTCCGACCTGCAGCAGAGAGCCAGACACTAcgcgcgccgtcgcagcgAGTCCCGTCGCCGGTGAGGCCACCATCCGGCCAGCCACCACAGCGCCGCTCGGCTTCGCCCGtcaagccgccgccaccaccacaacgcCGCTCAACGTCGCCAACCAAGGCCGTGGTGGACAACAaccctgcgccgccgcgtgccccACCCAGGGGCCGGTCGGAGGCGCCGTCGCGGGATCGGAGCGGGAGTCGGAGCCGGAGCCGGCCAAGGAGCGACGAAgagctgggcgacgacgacgacgacgacgtgcctGCCCTTGGTCCGACGCAGGCGGGTGGGGCAAACAGGTCCTACGGGCGACAG TTCGAAAGCTTCTTTGACGACGACTAA
- the PPN1 gene encoding Endopolyphosphatase yields MRVATLLAVLSLASAAVPPHEQEPLHVPELKKKRELKGRFLHITDFHPDPHYKKGTTFESGCHRKDKEGKGKLRLDDADAVDANGTLRKGGDDDTAGKWGSPLSDCDSPMSLVEHTFDWLKKEWAEEVDFIIWTGDNSRHDIDREIPRTPKEIFDLNRMMAAKMVEVFGKDMPIVPSVGNNDIYPHNVLSPGPNRITEEFVRIWKHFIPSEDRHVFERGMYYATEVIPDQLAVISLNTLYWFASNSIVDGCRDHSNDPGAMEMDWLDVQLQQFRDRGMQVWLTGHVPPHPGLYYDNCYLRYGDVALRFQDTIVGHLFGHMNVDHFFFLDVDHLEEGPPPADLNGLTGNTTSGRFDVIPESILENSSPEDFTFLGPELQHGPHLLKSGRFKVMGKRTQLLKTELVKSFGEIPGPQNVKHKDYTVMNVGPSVIPTYIPSARIYSYNITGVTLDDFVPTPFVPLPQDPSDEDDVEIEKKKGKKSCKLPENEDKPHCTFKRKPRYSSPEAPSRKNKPLSPLGFAQFYLPDIGKDTKKPPEWQIEYTTYKRKALFPGQAKLTQPPPVPYKLLPGYSPKFTNWTETELAALEADDETIENEVGDEERAAFITKIKGITPWKMKDLTINSYVKFARRLANDKKMWQKFLDYMFVRTGA; encoded by the exons ATGCGCGTAGCGACACTCCTCGCCGTGCTGTCACTTGCGAGCGCCGCAGTGCCACCACACGAGCAGGAGCCGCTCCACGTAcccgagctcaagaagaAACGCG AGCTCAAGGGGCGTTTCCTACACATCACAGACTTCCACCCCGACCCCCACTACAAGAAGGGCACGACGTTCGAGTCGGGTTGCCACCGtaaggacaaggagggcaagggcaagctgcgcctcgacgacgccgatgcGGTCGACGCAAACGGCACGCTCcgcaagggcggcgacgacgatacCGCCGGCAAGTGGGGCTCCCCGCTATC TGACTGTGACTCGCCCATGAGCCTTGTCGAGCACACCTTTGACTGGCTCAAGAAGGAgtgggccgaggaggtcgactTCATCATCTGGACGGGCGACAACTCGAG GCACGACATTGACCGTGAGATCCCGCGTACACCAAAGGAGATCTTCGACTTGAACCGCATGATGGCTGCCAAGATGGTCGAGGTCTTTGGCAAGGACATGCCCATCGTCCCCAGTGTCGGCAACAATGACATCTACCCCCACAATGTGCTCTCGCCTGGTCCCAACAGAATCACCGAGGAGTTTGTCAG GATCTGGAAGCACTTCATCCCCAGCGAGGACCGTCACGTTTTCGAGCGTGGCATGTACTACGCTACAGAGGTCATTcccgaccagctcgccgtcatcTCGCTCAACACGCTCTACTGGTTCGCGTCCAACTCGA TTGTCGATGGGTGCAGGGACCACTCGAACGACCCCGGTGCCATGGAGATGGACTGGCTCGATGTCCAGCTCCAGCAGTTCCGCGATCGCGGAATGCAGGTCTGGCTTACCGGTCACGTCCCGCCCCACCCGGGATTGTACTATGACAACTGCT ATCTCCGCTATGGTGACGTCGCGCTCCGCTTCCAGGACACGATTGTTGGCCACCTCTTTGGGCACAT GAACGTCGAccacttcttcttcttggacGTCGACCATCTGGAGGAGGGACCGCCCCCTGCCGACCTCAATGGCCTGACTGGCAACACCACCTCGGGCAGGTTTGACGTCATCCCCGAGTCGATCCTTGAGAACAGCTCGCCCGAGGACTTCACGTTCCTCGGCCCCGAGCTCCAACACGGGCCCCACCTGCTCAAGTCTGGTCGCTTCAAGGTCATGGGCAAGCGTACTCAGTTACTCAAGACTGAGCTGGTCAAGTCATTCGGCGAGATTCCCGGCCCGCAAAACGTCAAGCACAAGGACTACACCGTCATGAACGTTGGCCCGAGTGTCATCCCTACCTACATTCCTTCGGCGCGCATCTACTC GTACAACATCACTGGTGTCACTCTTGACGACTTTGTGCCTACGCCCTTTGTTCCGCTTCCCCAAGACCCCTCtgacgaggatgacgtcGAGAttgagaagaagaagggcaagaagtcGTGCAAGCTCCCAGAGAACGAGGACAAGCCCCACTGCACCTTCAAGCGCAAGCCTAGATACTCTTCGCCCGAGGCGCCCTCGCGCAAGAACAAGCCCCTCAGCCCTCTTGGCTTCGCTCAGTTCTACCTGCCCGACATTGGCAAGGACACCAAGAAGCCCCCAGAGTGGCAGATCGAGTACACGACGTACAAGCGCAAGGCCCTCTTCCCCGGCCAGGCCAAGTTGACGCAGCCGCCACCCGTCCCTTACAAGCTGCTGCCGGGTTACTCACCCAAGTTCACCAACTGGACCGAAACGGAGCTGGCCGCCCTAGAGGCTGACGATGAGACGATAGAGaacgaggtcggcgacgaggagcgagcTGCGTTCATCACCAAGATCAAGGGCATCACGCCCTGGAAGATGAAGGACCTGACCATCAACTCCTATGTCAAGTTTGCCCGCCGGCTAGCCAACGACAAGAAGATGTGGCAGAAGTTCTTAGACTACATGTTTGTGCGCACTGGCGCATGA
- the IMP4 gene encoding U3 small nucleolar ribonucleoprotein IMP4 has protein sequence MLRRQSRERREYIYKKSHESQERAIFERKQRIKDALASGKQLPTELRNDARTIGKDLVLDEAQKDPWTGADDEYAKVGTYDPKVVVTTSRDPSSRLLLFSKEMRLVFPNAIRLNRGNTVMKDLVQTCLSQGVTDLVLVHEHRGVPDAMIISHLPHGPTLSMTLHNVTLRHDVSTSNSTVSEQYPHIIMDGFTTRLGQRVASILKALFPVPKEDAKRVMTFANDRDFISFRHHVFAKTSHKDVQLAEVGPRFEAKPYEIRQGTIDQTEGDVEWLLRPYMRTSKKRNQL, from the exons ATG CTGCGCCGACAGTCCCGCGAACGCCGCGAATACATCTACAAAAAGTCGCACGAGTCGCAGGAGCGGGCCATCTTTgagcgcaagcagcgcatcaaggacgcgctcgcgagcggcAAGCAGCTGCCCACCGAGCTGCGCAACGATGCCCGCACGATCGGCAAGGATCTCGTGCTTGACGAGGCGCAGAAGG ACCCGTGGACTGGCGCCGATGACGAGTATGCCAAAGTCGGGACATACGACCCCAAGGTTGTTgtgacgacgtcgcgcgacCCATCGTCCAGGCTGCTCCTTTTCTCCAAG GAAATGCGCCTCGTGTTCCCCAACGCCATCCGCTTGAACCGCGGCAACACAGTCATGAAGGACCTCGTCCAGACGTGCCTCTCGCAGGGCGTCACcgacctcgtgctcgtccacGAACACCGCGGCGTCCCCGACGCGATGATTATCTCGCACCTCCCCCACGGCCCGACCCTCAGCATGACGCTGCACAACGTCACGCTGCGACACGACGTGTCGACGTCCAACTCGACCGTGTCGGAGCAGTACCCCCACATCATCATGGACGGGTTCACCACCCGCCTCGGTCAGCGTGTCGCCAGCATCCTCAAGGCCCTCTTCCCCGTCCCCAAGGAGGACGCAAAGCGTGTCATGACATTTGCCAACGACCGCGACTTCATCTCCTTCCG CCACCACGTCTTCGCCAAGACGTCGCACAAGGacgtgcagctcgccgaggttggcCCCCGGTTCGAAGCGAAGC CCTACGAGATTCGCCAGGGCACGATCGACCAGACAGAGGGTGACGTCGAATGGCTTCTGCGGCCATACATGCGCACGTCAAAGAAGCGCAACCAGCTGTGA